One window of the Salvia splendens isolate huo1 chromosome 1, SspV2, whole genome shotgun sequence genome contains the following:
- the LOC121806480 gene encoding uncharacterized protein LOC121806480 yields the protein MDTVEAANEIHGWELLQTNSDTEAAPLTSPDSFDAIDSSALIQANYFASDPHDRCEVLVDDGDSVGYGSPSWNDPRLGDYSLHRPNKEPCEYRPDSSSERSGDQKFGELEGGNGLGFREIEEDAKYEAIEVKGEASKDLGDPGMESVGVDGDSAEISDVSEMSRVDGDSAKISDVSEMSVEGDVDMHADSQVSSDEMNENEGIESGGEVIDVAAGMKNGGGELEKSGVVWWKMPMEFLKYCMMRMNPVWTVPVAAAFLGFVILGRRLYKMKRKSKGLKINVAVDDKKASQVMSRAARLNEAFSVVKLVPVIRPALPSVGSTSSWSVMSIR from the exons ATGGATACCGTTGAGGCCGCAAATGAAATCCATGGCTGGGAGCTTCTCCAAACCAACTCGGACACAGAGGCGGCGCCGTTGACCTCACCTGACTCGTTCGACGCAATTGATTCCAGCGCCTTAATTCAGGCCAATTATTTCGCATCGGACCCTCACGATCGTTGCGAGGTGCTTGTGGATGATGGTGATTCGGTTGGGTATGGTAGCCCTAGCTGGAATGATCCACGGTTGGGGGATTATTCGCTCCACCGCCCTAACAAGGAGCCATGCGAATATCGGCCAGATTCTAGCAGTGAGAGGTCCGGAGATCAGAAATTTGGCGAATTGGAGGGGGGCAACGGGTTAGGGTTTCGCGAAATTGAGGAAGACGCAAAATATGAGGCGATTGAGGTGAAAGGGGAGGCGTCGAAGGATTTGGGGGATCCCGGCATGGAATCGGTTGGAGTTGATGGCGATTCTGCTGAAATTAGCGATGTTTCCGAGATGAGCAGAGTTGATGGCGATTCTGCTAAAATTAGCGATGTTTCCGAGATGAGTGTGGAAGGAGACGTGGATATGCACGCTGATTCGCAGGTTTCGAGCGATGAAATGAATGAGAATGAGGGGATTGAAAGCGGAGGTGAAGTTATTGACGTCGCGGCCGGGATGAAAAACGGCGGTGGTGAGCTTGAGAAGAGCGGCGTAGTGTGGTGGAAGATGCCAATGGAGTTTCTGAAGTACTGTATGATGAGAATGAATCCTGTTTGGACTGTCCCAGTCGCTGCTGCTTTTTTGGGGTTTGTGATTTTAGGCCGCAGGTTGTATAAGATGAAGAGGAAGTCTAAGGGATTGAAGATCAATGTTGCTGTTGACGATAAG AAGGCATCTCAGGTGATGAGCCGCGCCGCTCGTCTGAATGAAGCTTTCTCAGTCGTGAAACTGGTCCCAGTGATCCGCCCTGCACTGCCTTCTGTTGGCTCCACCAGCAGCTGGTCCGTGATGAGCATAAGATGA